The Christiangramia forsetii KT0803 DNA segment GGATTCAGAATATCCACGTGATCGAGGAGAAAATTCCACGAAGAATAGATAAGGAAATCGCAATGGGAGCTCAGAAATGGGTAGATATTAACAGGTATACTTCTACCACGACCTGTTTAAAAAACTTGAAGAAGAAAGGTTATCGCATTGTCGCTACCAGTCCGCATGACGATTCCCAGTTACTGGAAGATTTTGATATTTCTACTCCGGCAGCTCTTTTTTTCGGAACTGAAAAAGACGGGTTGTCTGAAGAAGTTATGAGAGAAGCGGATGCTACTGTTAAAATACCTATGGTTGGATTTACCGAAAGTTTGAATATTTCAGTTTCAGCGGCTATTATATTACAAAGCTTAACCACTAAACTGAGGAAGTCAGGTGTCGAATGGCAATTTTCAGAAGAAGAAAAAAATCTAATCAGAATGAACTGGACTAAAAAAACAGTAAAAAATTCAGAAGAGATCATTGAACACTTCTTGAATCAGTAAATATTTGTAACTTTTAATCGCCTTTAAAGCTATTCCATGACTCTGTTTTTTTATTTAATAATTGCGCTTATAACTTTTTTTGCATTTTTGCATGCCTGGGTCAAGAAGGATTATGATGTGAGTAGAACAGTGGTGATAAAAAAACCCAGAGAAGAGGTTTTTACTTTCGTAAGACAGCTTAAAAATCAGCCTTTATGGAATCCCTGGTTTCAAAGAGACTCGAATGCTATAATGAAATATAAGGGTAACGACGGGAAGGTTGGTTCTAGTTTTTATTGGAAAGGAAACAGTAAGGTAGGCGAGGGGATTCAACGAGTTACAAAAGCCAAACAGGGCAGAGTATACGAAACTAAAATTCTATTTGTAAAGCCGGTAAAAGTTAATGCTTTGACTTATATAGGTGTAAAAGAGTTAGAAGCTGAAAAAACAAAAATGGTGTGGGGTACCAAAGGGCATTTGGCATTTCCGTTAACAATTATAAGTATATTTTATTCTCCTGAAAAAGCGCTGGGTGAAAATTTTGATCAGGGTTTAAAAGACTTAAAAAAGCTATTAGAATCCCGCTAATTTTTCTGAAGTACTTTATATTCTTCGTAGCAACTATTTATGGCATCCAGAATCTGGAGATCATTTGCAGTTTTCATGAAATCTTCTGAATAATTGCAATTATTAAGAATCTCATCTATTTCGGCTCTATTTACCTGTAGCAGGGCCATTAATGTTTCCCGGTCAAATTTATTTCTAAGGAGATCTCTAATATTATCATCCTTTTTCATTTGCCTAAGTTTTCTCATTTGCTTAGGTCTCGTTCCAAAAATATTATAAACCAGGTCTGCAGGATTAGATAAAGACCTCAAAGCTTTTGTAACTGCATTTGGAGAGCCATCACCACCTTCGTAGCCGCTATTTAACCCGGAAATACTATATCTGTAATTATCATAGATAGGTATGTTCTTTGCGTCAATTTCCAGGTATCCAGTAAGTTTTACAGAGTTCACGGTCACTTCTTCAAGTGCAAAACCTAATTCGGTCATCTTTACTTTTACATTACCATACTTTAACCAGTCGTTCGTCACTCGAACTCGAATAGATCTAAAACCTAAGTAAGAGAAATATAAGGTATCGTTTACAGTTGCCTGTAATTCGAATCCTCCATCTTCTTTGGTGACTGCACCCTTCACCTGGTTTAGATTTACAATATGCACATTCTCAATAGGCTTGTCGTTTGCAGCATTCATGACAGTTCCCGAAACGATATCCTGTGCAGATGCGTAGCCTGTTAACAGGAGGAAAAATAGTAGTAAAGTGTTTTTCATAACAATCGGGGCTAAAAATATAAAATCCTTATAAAAAACAATGCCAAACTTATGGATTTAAGTTTGGCATCTATTAAATTATTTTAATTAAGCTTTAGATCTTCTCCTTTTTACAGAATTATCAATATTTTTATTTCGGCTTCCTTTTCTTGGACCTTTTTTATCGTTGTTTCTGTCTGATCTCCTTTTTCCGCTGAATTTTCCACCTTTATTATCGTCGTAGCTTTTAGAGTTTCTTCTTCCTCCGCCGCCACCGCGTTCTTTTCTTCGGCCTCCACCTCTTTCAGATTTTTGATCTTTAGTAACTTCAACGTTAACGAATCTACCGTTATGATTAAATTCGCTAAAAGTCTTCAGAATAAGATCTGTATGCTGCTCATCGGTATTAAAGAAAGAGAAGCTGGCTTTTACATCAACTTTAAATACATCATCTCTACCAAGATCCAACTGTTCCTTAAGAAAATCTTTCAGGCTCATCCAGTCAAACCCATCTTTAGATCCAATATTGATGAAATATCTCGTGTTCCCTTCAGAAACAGGAGGTCTTCCCCCAACAGATTCTGCACTTAGATCTGGAGCTTTTTCGTAATAATTAAAGAAACGGGTAAATTCTACAGAAAAGAATTTTTTGATCAATTCTTCTTTAGTGAAATCTTCCAGCGCTTCATTTATCGTTGGTAAATAAGGATCAATATCGTGATTGATCTCTGTTTTCTTGATATCATTCGCTAAATGGAAAAGCTGAGTTTTACAAATCTCTTTTCCGTCTGGAATAGTTTTTTCTTCAAATTTTTGCTGAATGATCTTTTCAACAGTTCTGATCTTACGAACTTCACTTTTTGAAATGATCACCATAGAAACACCTTGCTTACCGGCTCTACCAGTTCTACCACTACGGTGAGTGTAGGTTTCTATTTCATCAGGTAATTGATAATTGATTACGTGAGTAATATCATCTACATCAATACCACGAGCAGCTACATCTGTAGCCACAAGCATCTGGATCTGGCGGCTTCTGAAACTCTTCATTACCAAATCACGCTGATTCTGACTTAGATCTCCGTGAAGTGCCGCTGCATTGTATCCATCTTCAATAAGCTTTTCAGCAACCTTTTGAGTGTCTCTTTTTGTTCTACAGAATATTACTGAGAATATCTCCGGATTAGCATCTGCAAGCCTTTTTAAGGCATCGTATCTGTTACGGTGATTCACCAGGTAATACTCGTGAGAAACGTTAGAGGTTCCTTTGTTCTTAGACCCTACAGTTATTTCAATAGGATCTGTCATGAATTTTTTGGCAATCTTAGCAACCTCCTTAGGCATAGTTGCAGAGAATAACCATGTTTTCTTTTCCTTAGGAGTATGAGAAAGAATGGTTTTAATATCCTCATAGAATCCCATGTTCAGCATCTCATCAGCCTCATCAAGGACACAATACCCGATAGAGGAAATGTTAGCTAACCTTCTTCTAATCATATCCTGCATTCTACCTGGAGTAGCTACAATAATTTGAGCTCCTCTTTCAATAGATCTAGCTTGATCTGTTATACTGGCGCCACCGTAAACGGCAACTACATTTAAAGATTTTTTATACTTTGAGTAATTCTTGATCTCGTTAGTGATCTGTAAACAAAGCTCTCTGGTAGGAGAAAGGATTAACGCCTGAGTCTTTTTAGAATTGGCATCAATTTTTTGAATTAGCGGGAAACCAAAAGCAGCAGTTTTACCTGTTCCGGTTTGTGCTAAAGAAACAAGATCTGTTTCTTTTTCTAATAAAATTGGGATTGATTTTTCCTGTACTTCACTTGGGGTTTCAAATCCCATGTCTTCGATGGCCTTAAGCAAGTCTGCGTCAAGTCCAAGTTTTTGGAATGCGTTCATTCGTTTTATGTAAGTATTCGATTATGATATGTAAGTGTTACATAAGAAGCGAATCGACATACTTAAAACCTAAACTTCTAGCAACACATCCTCACCCTGAGGAATTTCAAGCGGCAAATATAGTCTTTTATTTTGATTATGTATAAAATTATTTAAGTATTTGAAAATCAGTGTTTTTTGGGTAATTTCATATTTGCTAAGATTGATTACTTAGATAAATACTCCATCAATTCTCTAAATGCGATACCGCGATGACTAATTTTAGACTTTTCAGTAAGCTCCATTTCAGCAAAACTACTTTCAAATCCGTTTGGAAGAAAAATTGGGTCGTAGCCAAAACCTTTAGTACCAGTTTTCTCCTCTAAAATTTCACCTTCACAAATCCCGGTGAAAAGATTTTGATTTCCTTTTAAATTAAGAGCTATCACTGTTTTAAAGCGTGCGGTTCTATCGTCACGTTTTTTGAGCTGCTCTAATAACTTCTCTATATTGGCTTCATCATTTTTTTCGTCACCCGCATATCGGGCAGAATAAACTCCGGGAGCACCGGCAAGCGAATGTACTTCAAGCCCCGTATCATCAGCAAAGCAATCGTAGCCATAGTGGTTTCTAACGTAATCTGCTTTTATCATGGCATTTTCATCAATAGTATCACCGGTTTCTTCTATATCTTCATTACAGTTGATATCTGAAAGTGAAAGAAGTTCAATATGCTTGGGGACAAGACTTTTAATTTCCCTGAATTTATTCGGATTATGAGTTGCAAAAACTAATTTCATATTGCTGGATTATCTATGATGGTAAGGTTCATTTTTTAATATAGTGAATGCCCTGTATAATTGTTCAGTAAAGAATAATCTCACCATTTGATGCGAAAATGTCATTTTTGATAGCGAAATCTTTGAATCGGCTCTTTTATATACTTCTTCTGAAAAGCCATACGGCCCTCCAATGACGAATATCAGTCTTTTCAATCCTGTATTCATTCGTTTTTGAATATATTCTGAAAAGCTTTCCGAAGAGAATTGTTTTCCGTTTTCATCAAGCAATACAACGAAATCTGAATTTTGAACTCCAGAAAGGATTAATTCACCTTCTTTTGATTTCTGCTGATTTTCATCCAGATTTTTGGTCTTTTTTAGATCCGGAATTATCTCAAACTCAAACTTTATATAATGCTGAAGCCTATCTGAATAGATTTTTATCAACGCTTCCAGCTCTTTTTTATCTGTTTTTCCAATACAGACTAATTTTATGGTCATCCCGTGATTTTAGTACAGACTTTACTACATTTACAAAAATAAGCAGAGAAAATGATCTCACCGGAACAATTTGAAAAAGAAATTGATTTAATTATAAAAAATGCGATAAGGGAAGATATAGGTGATGGTGATCATAGCTCCCTCGCCTGTATTCCCAAAAGTGCGATTGGAAAAGCCAAATTACTGGTAAAAGACCAGGGAGTTTTGGCAGGTATAGAATTTGCTAAGAAAGTTTTTCAATACGTAGATCCAGACCTTAAGATCAATCTCAAAATGAAGGATGGTGATTTGATAAGAAAAGGTGATATCGCTTTTTATGTGGAAGGCTCTTCACAGTCTATATTAAAGTCTGAAAGACTGGTTTTAAATGCGATGCAGCGTATGAGTGCTATTGCCACTAAAACAGCAGAATTCGTTCAGAAATTAGAAGGTACAAAAACTAAAATTCTTGATACTCGTAAAACGACTCCTGGAATTAGAGCCATTGAAAAATGGGCTGTAAAGATAGGAGGAGGAGAGAATCATCGTTTTGCGTTGTATGATATGATTATGCTTAAAGACAATCATATAGATTTTGCAGGAGGTATAACCAAAGCAATAGATAAAACAAAAACTTATTTAAAGGAGAAGAACCTGGATCTTAAAATTATTGTGGAGGCCAGAAATATCCAGGAAATTAAAGAGATTTTAAGATCTGATGGAATTTATCGAATCTTAATAGATAATTTCAATTATGAAGAAACCCGACAGGCCGTTGATCTTATCAATGGGAAATGTTTTACAGAATCTAGTGGTGGTATTACATTGGAAACCGCTAAAAATTATGCTGAATGTGGCGTAGATTTTATTTCCAGCGGAGCGCTTACACATTCTGTATATAATCTCGACCTGAGCTTAAAAGCCGTATAATATGGCCCCGGAAAAAGCGACTAAATCTAAACTCAGTGAAATTTCTGATTGGTGGAAAAAAAAGTCCAAGAAGATTATATTGCCGGGTCTAGAAGGATTGTCGCTTTATAATTTATGGATCATCTACTGGGGTGGTATTGTCAGAGGGACTTTTTCTACCAGGGCAAGTTCTATCGCTTTCAGTTTTTTTATGGCCATCTTCCCTTTTCTATTATTTGTTCTTAACCTTATTCCATACATCACTTTTATTGATGATTTTCAAATAGAATTTCTCCTTTTCATGGATACATTGTTACCACCGGAAACTTCAGATTTCTTTGGTAATATTTTCGAGGATATTGCAAGCACCCCCAGGGGAGGTTTATTATCTGTAGCATTTATATTATCCATTTTTTTAATGACCAATGGGATTAATGCGATATTTACAGGTTTTGAATTTAGTTATCATACCAAAACAAACCGTTCTATCCCGCGGCAATATGCTGTAGCAGTGGGGGTTTCGCTTATATTGGCACTGTTGTTGCTAATATCTGTGGTAGGTGCGGTTTATATTACTTATGCCATAGACGACCTAAGTAATTTGGGATTGGTAAATGCCGATGGTGTAGGAGCCAGGCTTATTAACTATATAGGATTTGTGATACTAATATATACGGCGGTAGCGATTTTATATTATTTTGGAACCAGGGAAGCGAGGCAGGCAAAGTTCTTTTCAGTAGGTGCTTTATTTACCACGATACTTATAATGATAACCACAGTTTTGTTTAGTATTTATATTACGAACTTTTCAAATTATAATGAATTATACGGTTCTATTGGGGCATTATTAATTTTAATGTTTTATATATGGCTCAATTCCAATATGTTACTTTTAGGTTTTGAACTTAATGCATCTTTAATAAAACTGAAGAAAAATTTTAAATAACTTTAATCCAATTAAAATCAAATTTCTATGAAAAAATTAGTCTTTACAATGATTGCCATTATGAGTATTGGCCTTATGTCTGCTCAAACTAAAGTTGGTGGAGTTAACCTGCCAGATACTGAAACCTATCAAGAGCAAACTCTTAATTTAAATGGGGCAGGGGTTAGAGAGAAATTATGGATAGATCTTTATGCCGGGGGACTTTATCTTTCGAAAAAATCTTCAAATGCTTCTGAAATTGTTTCTGCAAACGAAGCTATGAGTATTAAACTTCATATTGTTTCGAAATTAATTACCAGTGATAAAATGATTGATGCTGTGAATGAAGGTTTTGAGAATTCTACTTCAGGTAATACCAAGCCTTTAGCTTCTAAGATTGAAAAATTCAGAAGTTTCTTTTCAGCTGAAATTAAGAAAAACGATGTGTTCGATATCGTTTATATACCTGAAACCGGTGTAACAGCTTATAAAAACGATAAGGAATTAGGAACTATCGAAGGGATGGATTTCAAAAAAGCCTTGTTTGGAATTTGGTTATCTAATAGACCGGCAGATGACGATCTTAAAGAGGCTATGCTAGGGAAGTAGTATGAAAACAGCGATATTTATTCTTCTTTTTATTGGTGTTTTTCTGCCTGTTCAGTCACAGGAAGAGGTGGTTGGAAGATGGGAAAATACGAACGAAGATGGGAAAGTGAATTCCATAATTAAGATCTATGAAAAAAATGGTGAGATTTACGGTAAAGTAGATCGAATAATGAAAGAAGAGGATCGCAATCGCGTTTGTACTAAATGTGAGGGTGAGTTGAAAAATGTGCCTATTGAAGGAATGGAGTTGATGAAAGGATTTAAGAAAGACGGTGATGAGTTTGTGGGGGGAACCATTGTAGATCCTAAAAATGGAAAGGAATACCGATCTAAGATTTGGCTGGACGAAGACAATCCAGATCTTTTAAAGATTCGCGGATATATTTCATTTTTTTATAGAACGAAAACATGGCGCAGAGCTGAATAATATTTTCAGAAAATTAAAAGCTGCTTTTAAAGTTTCAGTTTACTTTTAAAAAACTAAAGATTCTTAATATTTTTGAATTCTATAGTTTGAAGTAAGTTGCTTTATAAGCAGCTTTTTCTATTATATAAACCAATAAGTTTTACATGCCTTATTTCGCTGATCTTATCCTGCCTTTACCTCTTGAAAACCGCTTTACCTATAGCCTTTCTCAGGAAGAAGCTGAATTTATCCAGCCGGGAATGAGGTTAGCTGTTCAGTTTGGTAAAAGCAGAATATATA contains these protein-coding regions:
- a CDS encoding YihY/virulence factor BrkB family protein, which produces MAPEKATKSKLSEISDWWKKKSKKIILPGLEGLSLYNLWIIYWGGIVRGTFSTRASSIAFSFFMAIFPFLLFVLNLIPYITFIDDFQIEFLLFMDTLLPPETSDFFGNIFEDIASTPRGGLLSVAFILSIFLMTNGINAIFTGFEFSYHTKTNRSIPRQYAVAVGVSLILALLLLISVVGAVYITYAIDDLSNLGLVNADGVGARLINYIGFVILIYTAVAILYYFGTREARQAKFFSVGALFTTILIMITTVLFSIYITNFSNYNELYGSIGALLILMFYIWLNSNMLLLGFELNASLIKLKKNFK
- a CDS encoding DUF2147 domain-containing protein, producing the protein MKTAIFILLFIGVFLPVQSQEEVVGRWENTNEDGKVNSIIKIYEKNGEIYGKVDRIMKEEDRNRVCTKCEGELKNVPIEGMELMKGFKKDGDEFVGGTIVDPKNGKEYRSKIWLDEDNPDLLKIRGYISFFYRTKTWRRAE
- a CDS encoding DEAD/DEAH box helicase yields the protein MNAFQKLGLDADLLKAIEDMGFETPSEVQEKSIPILLEKETDLVSLAQTGTGKTAAFGFPLIQKIDANSKKTQALILSPTRELCLQITNEIKNYSKYKKSLNVVAVYGGASITDQARSIERGAQIIVATPGRMQDMIRRRLANISSIGYCVLDEADEMLNMGFYEDIKTILSHTPKEKKTWLFSATMPKEVAKIAKKFMTDPIEITVGSKNKGTSNVSHEYYLVNHRNRYDALKRLADANPEIFSVIFCRTKRDTQKVAEKLIEDGYNAAALHGDLSQNQRDLVMKSFRSRQIQMLVATDVAARGIDVDDITHVINYQLPDEIETYTHRSGRTGRAGKQGVSMVIISKSEVRKIRTVEKIIQQKFEEKTIPDGKEICKTQLFHLANDIKKTEINHDIDPYLPTINEALEDFTKEELIKKFFSVEFTRFFNYYEKAPDLSAESVGGRPPVSEGNTRYFINIGSKDGFDWMSLKDFLKEQLDLGRDDVFKVDVKASFSFFNTDEQHTDLILKTFSEFNHNGRFVNVEVTKDQKSERGGGRRKERGGGGGRRNSKSYDDNKGGKFSGKRRSDRNNDKKGPRKGSRNKNIDNSVKRRRSKA
- a CDS encoding chalcone isomerase family protein, which codes for MKKLVFTMIAIMSIGLMSAQTKVGGVNLPDTETYQEQTLNLNGAGVREKLWIDLYAGGLYLSKKSSNASEIVSANEAMSIKLHIVSKLITSDKMIDAVNEGFENSTSGNTKPLASKIEKFRSFFSAEIKKNDVFDIVYIPETGVTAYKNDKELGTIEGMDFKKALFGIWLSNRPADDDLKEAMLGK
- the rlmH gene encoding 23S rRNA (pseudouridine(1915)-N(3))-methyltransferase RlmH, whose translation is MTIKLVCIGKTDKKELEALIKIYSDRLQHYIKFEFEIIPDLKKTKNLDENQQKSKEGELILSGVQNSDFVVLLDENGKQFSSESFSEYIQKRMNTGLKRLIFVIGGPYGFSEEVYKRADSKISLSKMTFSHQMVRLFFTEQLYRAFTILKNEPYHHR
- a CDS encoding SRPBCC family protein: MTLFFYLIIALITFFAFLHAWVKKDYDVSRTVVIKKPREEVFTFVRQLKNQPLWNPWFQRDSNAIMKYKGNDGKVGSSFYWKGNSKVGEGIQRVTKAKQGRVYETKILFVKPVKVNALTYIGVKELEAEKTKMVWGTKGHLAFPLTIISIFYSPEKALGENFDQGLKDLKKLLESR
- a CDS encoding carboxypeptidase-like regulatory domain-containing protein, whose product is MKNTLLLFFLLLTGYASAQDIVSGTVMNAANDKPIENVHIVNLNQVKGAVTKEDGGFELQATVNDTLYFSYLGFRSIRVRVTNDWLKYGNVKVKMTELGFALEEVTVNSVKLTGYLEIDAKNIPIYDNYRYSISGLNSGYEGGDGSPNAVTKALRSLSNPADLVYNIFGTRPKQMRKLRQMKKDDNIRDLLRNKFDRETLMALLQVNRAEIDEILNNCNYSEDFMKTANDLQILDAINSCYEEYKVLQKN
- the nadC gene encoding carboxylating nicotinate-nucleotide diphosphorylase; protein product: MISPEQFEKEIDLIIKNAIREDIGDGDHSSLACIPKSAIGKAKLLVKDQGVLAGIEFAKKVFQYVDPDLKINLKMKDGDLIRKGDIAFYVEGSSQSILKSERLVLNAMQRMSAIATKTAEFVQKLEGTKTKILDTRKTTPGIRAIEKWAVKIGGGENHRFALYDMIMLKDNHIDFAGGITKAIDKTKTYLKEKNLDLKIIVEARNIQEIKEILRSDGIYRILIDNFNYEETRQAVDLINGKCFTESSGGITLETAKNYAECGVDFISSGALTHSVYNLDLSLKAV
- a CDS encoding non-canonical purine NTP diphosphatase; translation: MKLVFATHNPNKFREIKSLVPKHIELLSLSDINCNEDIEETGDTIDENAMIKADYVRNHYGYDCFADDTGLEVHSLAGAPGVYSARYAGDEKNDEANIEKLLEQLKKRDDRTARFKTVIALNLKGNQNLFTGICEGEILEEKTGTKGFGYDPIFLPNGFESSFAEMELTEKSKISHRGIAFRELMEYLSK
- a CDS encoding TrmH family RNA methyltransferase, which encodes MNDKNTLDHLQSFLTPRRKALFEKVLAQRTDHLTVVAQDVYQLHNTSAVVRSCDVFGIQNIHVIEEKIPRRIDKEIAMGAQKWVDINRYTSTTTCLKNLKKKGYRIVATSPHDDSQLLEDFDISTPAALFFGTEKDGLSEEVMREADATVKIPMVGFTESLNISVSAAIILQSLTTKLRKSGVEWQFSEEEKNLIRMNWTKKTVKNSEEIIEHFLNQ